The following proteins come from a genomic window of Rattus norvegicus strain BN/NHsdMcwi chromosome 8, GRCr8, whole genome shotgun sequence:
- the Or7g23b gene encoding olfactory receptor Olr1115 yields the protein MELKNQTAVSGFHLLGLTDNHKLLPFIFAMFLSMYLITILGNLLIIMTISSVSQLHTPMYLFLSILSINDICLSTVTIPKMLVNNQAQDKRISYIECLTQICFASIFGDMENFLLAVMAYDCYVAICKPLRYTIIMNPIFCVVMVLLSLLFSITDALLHTLMILRLSFCTELEIPHFVCEMAQIIKLACSDTFLNNLLIFLAVIVFGGGPVCGIAFSYIYIVSSVLRMPSSEGKHRAFSTCASHLSVVSLFYETGFGVYISSAVTDSLRNSAIASVMYTVVPPLLNPFIYSLRNREIKEALRKLFVKLTYLV from the coding sequence ATGGAACTGAAAAACCAAACAGCAGTTTCAGGATTCCATCTACTTGGATTAACTGACAATCACAAACTTCTACCCTTCATCTTCGCCATGTTCCTTTCCATGTATTTGATCACAATTTTGGGAAACCTACTTATCATCATGACTATCAGCTCTGTGTCACAACTGCATACTCCCATGTATCTATTTCTCTCTATTCTTTCTATTAATGACATCTGTTTGAGTACAGTCACAATTCCAAAAATGTTGGTGAACAACCAAGCACAGGACAAAAGGATAAGTTATATAGAATGTCTAACTCAAATCTGCTTTGCTTCAATTTTTGGGGACATGGAAAATTTTCTCCTGGCAGTGATGGCCTATGATTGCTATGTAGCCATTTGCAAACCCCTGAGGTACACAATCATCATGAACCCTATTTTCTGTGTCGTGATGGTTCTACTCTCCCTACTCTTTAGCATCACAGATGCCCTACTCCACACTCTAATGATTTTGAGGCTTTCCTTCTGCACAGAATTAGAAATCCCACACTTTgtctgtgagatggctcagattATCAAGCTTGCCTGTTCTGATACATTTCTTAATAATTTATTGATATTTCTTGCAGTTATTGTCTTTGGGGGTGGCCCTGTCTGTGGAATTGCATTTTCATACATCTACATTGTGTCATCTGTCTTGAGAATGCCATCTTCTGAAGGAAAGCACAGAGCTTTTTCTACTTGTGCATCACATCtgtctgttgtttctttgttctatGAGACAGGTTTTGGGGTTTACATCAGTTCTGCTGTGACAGACTCTCTTAGAAATTCAGCAATAGCTTCCGTAATGTACACTGTGGTTCCCCCATTGCTCAACCCCTTTATCTATAGTCtaagaaatagagaaataaaagaagCTTTGAGAAAACTTTTTGTTAAACTAACTTATCTTGTGTGA